A stretch of the Desulfobacterales bacterium genome encodes the following:
- a CDS encoding ATP synthase F0 subunit B, which translates to MEIVSNIALISINETLIVQVISFLIFLFIINRIMFRPLRQVMDERKSHIDQIQLDIDNAHSEYEKLTDQIQAHENDVRNEASQQRLQLTAKGQQQATDIIASTREEINAMKIETEKEVDLQIATARKRVQMEAEDLSKQIIATVLHRSQES; encoded by the coding sequence ATGGAGATTGTCAGCAATATTGCGCTTATCAGTATCAACGAAACATTAATCGTTCAGGTGATCTCTTTTCTGATTTTTCTGTTTATTATCAACCGAATTATGTTTCGTCCGCTGCGCCAGGTCATGGATGAAAGAAAATCACACATTGACCAGATCCAGCTGGATATCGACAATGCGCACAGCGAATATGAAAAGCTGACCGATCAGATACAGGCGCACGAAAATGATGTCAGAAATGAGGCCTCCCAGCAAAGGCTGCAACTGACGGCCAAAGGCCAGCAGCAGGCGACGGATATCATCGCATCTACCCGGGAAGAGATAAACGCCATGAAGATCGAGACTGAAAAGGAAGTCGATCTCCAGATTGCAACCGCCCGGAAGCGGGTCCAGATGGAGGCCGAAGACCTGTCAAAACAGATTATAGCCACGGTTTTGCATCGGAGTCAGGAATCATGA